The region GGACCCCGACCGCCTGGTGGTCTACGAATCTGACGGCTTGTCGGCGTACAGGGTGCCACCCAGGGCCGTCGTGCTGCCCAAAACGACTCGCGAGGTCGCCGAGGTGGTCGCGGTGCTTCACGGCGAGGGGATCGACGTGATCCCACGCGGGTCCGGCACTGGGCTATCTGGGGGAGCGCTCGCGACTTCTGACGGTGTCGTTTTAGGCACGGCACGTATGAACACGATTCTGAATATCGACTCTGAGAATCGACTCGCTCGGGTCCAGCCGGGAGTCATCAATGCTCGACTCACCGAGGCGACGAAGCCGCATGGTCTCTACTACGCTCCAGACCCTTCCTCGCAGAGCACATGCACCTTGGGCGGGAACGTTGCCGAGAACTCCGGTGGCCCGCACTGCCTCAAGTATGGTGTGACTGCACGGTACGTGACGGGTCTGACCGTGGTGCTCGCGGGAGGCAAGGTCGTAGAGCTAGGTGGTGCAGGGTATGACCCCTACGGCTCGCTGGATCTCGTCGGATTGTTCGTCGGTTCCGAAGGCTGCTTTGGCATTGCGACAGAGATCGAGGTGCGCCTCCTCCCGATCGCTGAAGGGGTGAGGACACTTCTCGGAATATTCAACACCATGGAGGACGCCGGACGTGCGGTGACGTCGATCATGGGCTCCGGCCTTCTCCCTGCTGCGGTGGAGATCGTGGACAGTGAAACGATCAAGGCGGTCGAGGCCAGTGTATTTGCTGCGGGCTATCCCGTGGATGCCGGAGCAGCTTTGGTGATCGAATTCGATGGGACCGAGGCTGGACTCGATGCCGATGCCGACCGGGCGGAAGCATGCTGTCTCGCCGAAGGTGCTCGAGAAGTGCAACGGGCGACCGACGAAGAACACCGCATGGCTCTGTGGAAGGGCCGGAAGAAGGCATTCGGCGCGATGGGCCGGATCGCGCCGGATCTTTTGGTTCAAGACGCGACGGTTCCGCGAACCAAGTTGCCTGAGGTGCTGTCGCGGATCGCGGACATCGGGACCCGATACAAACTGAACATCGCTAATGTGTTCCACGCAGGGGACGGCAATCTCCACCCGAACATCCTCTTCGACCGCCATGATGCGGACGAACTCGAGCGTGTCGAGCGTGCTTCAAAGGAGATCATGGTCCTGTGCGTTGAGGTCGGCGGCACGATCACAGGTGAGCATGGTGTGGGGGTGGACAAGCGTGAGTACATGCCGCTCGTACATGAGCCCATAGAGCTTGCCGCCATGGCCGCGGCCAAGGCGGTGTTTGATCCCGACTCGCTCTTTAACCCTGGGAAAGTGCTTCCGGATGTTGAGGAAACCAGTTGAGCGAGGACGTGAAGACAGCTATCGAGGACATCGTTCCGGCGGAGGCGTTGGATGATACCGGAGGCAGGGGCCCGTTGGCTGCGGCTGCGGAGGCCGTTGTTCTGCCGGGTAGTGTCGAGCAGGTGGTCGAGGTCGTGCGATGGGCAGGAGCGTCGGGTAGGCGCATCGTTCCGATCGGTACCGGACAGCGTGTGGGGGGGGAGCATGCTGCCGGTCCCTACGTACTACTGTCGACCCATCGACTTTCGTCCATCGATATCTATGAGCCTGCCGACCTGACGATCACCTTGGGTGCAGGACTGACGATCTCTGGGTTGCACGAAGCGACGCGGCCCAACCAACAGTGGCTCCCGTTCGATCCGCCCACGTTTTCGTCACGTACGGTGGGCGGGTTGGTGGCTGCCGGGCTGACCGGGCCGCTTTGGGCCGGTTATGGCGACATAAAGAACCACGTGCTCGGAGCCACGGTCGTGTGCGGGGATGGCCGTTGTTTGCGGTTGGGTGGCCGAGTCGTAAAGAATGTTGCTGGATTCGACCTGCTGCGCCCCGTTGTCGGCAGCCGCGGCAGTCTAGCTGTGATTACCTCCGTCACGTTACGGCTGTTTCCCGTGCCGGTTGTGGATCGGGTCTTGGTGCTGGAAGGTGAACGTCTGGAGGATCTCGTTCCGGCCGCACGACGCGTGGCGACCGCGTCCGTCCTGCCCGTCTCGATCGTCATAACGAATCACGATGGCGCGCCTAAGTTGCTCGTGAGGCTTCATGGTGCATCGCCGACCGTTGATGCCGATCAAAAGACGTTTGAGGCGGCCGTAGGTTCTCAGTTCCGATCCCTCGAGGGTGAGAAGGCACTCGAGATCGCTCGAGCGACACGGGACGCCGGCGTCGGTCTGCCCCACACTGTCACAATGTTCGGTAAAGGGACGGAATTGGCCGAGTTGATTCGCCAGGCGCAGGAGATCCCAGACGCCACGATTTCCGCCGACGCGTACCGATGTGCGGTGACGGTTGGCACCACTGCTCCGATTGATGGGTGCTTGAACACGGGTCGGCCACTGGATCCCGAGGTTGTGGTGTTGAACGCAGGGGCCAAGGGAGTGTTCGACCCCGGCGGCGTGATGTGGAGTCCACAACCATGAAGACGTCGTAGATGACCTCACCGACAACGACCCTCTCGGATGCCCTCGCCGCCCAACAGGAGCGGCTGCTGCCCTGTGTGCACTGCGGTTTCTGCCTACCGGTTTGCCCGACCTACACACGGCTAGGTGATGAAAACGATTCACCTCGGGGCCGTTTGCACCTCATGCGGCACGTGGTGGAAGGACGCATGAATCCGGCCTCGGATGCGTTTCGTACCCATATCGATCGATGCCTTGGATGCCGCGCTTGTGAGCCGGTATGCCCTTCGGGGGTCGAGTACGGCACGCTCCTAGAACTGGCCCGTGAGACCGTCGCGGAGCACCACCCGCCGAGTCGCCTCACGCGGATGCTTCTGACCGTCTTCGCGAGTCGGACCCTCCGTGCCGCGGTCCTGTTTCCTGGGCGCGTGATACGCTCGCTGGGGTTGGCGTCGCTCATGGGCCGTGTTGTTCCGGCGGTAGGGCCGTTGCGTGGCGCGAAGTTGGGAATGGCCATGCTCGCGTCAACGAGAAGGTGGGTGCCACCCAAGGTGAGCGCTGAGCAAAGAGGGGTAGCGCCCAACGCGGTACCGACTCCCCGTGGTCGTGTCGGAGTCCTAGAGGGATGTGTTCAACAAGGACTCTTCTCTCATGTGAACGATGCGACGGTTCGTGTGCTGGAGGCGAACGGGTACTTGGTTGTCCCAGTGAAAAGGCAGGGCTGTTGCGGCGCCCTGCACGTCCACAGCGGCGACCTGGATGGCGCACGTACGTTGGCTGCCGCCAACATCAAGGCGTTCGAGTTGGTGGACGTGGACTGGATCGTGGTCAACGCCGCGGGGTGCGGTGCTGCGATGCAGGATTACGGAACGCTGTTCGAGGCAGATGCGGAGTGGTCTGAACGGGCAGGCACCTTCGCGGCCAGGGTCAAGGATGCCACGGAACTGCTCGCTGACGCGGGCCCGAGGCAGGGGGCCGAGGTGGTGTGCTCCATCGCGTACGACCACCCCTGTCATCTGCTTCATGCGCAACGGGTCGAGACCGCACCGCTCCAGGTGCTGGGGGCTGTCCCCGGGGCTGAGGTCCGCGTTGTAGACCGAGCAGATGAGTGCTGTGGAGGTGCGGGCATCTACGGCATTACCCATCCCGAACTCGGCGGCCAGATTGGCCGCGACAAGGTCGCTGCCGTGAGGGCATGTGGAGCCGACGCACTCGCGACGCCGAACCCGGGGTGTATGATGCAGATCGGGGCGGGTCTGTTCTTGGAGGGCGCCCCAGAGGGTGTGCTTCATCCCGTCGAGTTGCTGGACACGAGTTATCTGAGGGCGGGTTTTTACGATTGAGAGGAAGAGCTTGAGCGACGCATCGGAACGAGCGCAGGAGGTACTGGCGTATTTGCGTGAGCGTCAGGACGAGATGGCCCGGATGCTTGTCGCATTGGCCAACGTAGAGTCACCGACGGACGTGCCGTCGTCCCAAGCGGCCGTTCAACGCCAACTCACCGAGTCCTTTGAAGACCTCGGTTTCTCGGTTCGGCACCGCCGTGGCGTGGAGACCGGTGGATACCTCTTCGCCAAACCGTCCGGTCGGGTGAAAGGGCGACGCGCCCAGCTCTTAATGGGGCACTGCGACACGGTGTGGCCCATCGGTACGACCGAGTCTATGCCGGTCCGAATCGAAGACGGGGTTCTCTATGGTCCCGGCACCTTCGATATGAAAGCTGGCATCACTCAGGGAATTTTCGCGCTCCGTGCACTCCGTGATCTAGGGCACGAGCTCCCTCTCACGCCTGTGTGGTTCATCAACTCGGATGAAGAGACGGGTAGCCCTGAGTCACAGCGTTACGTACGGCTCGTCGCAAAGCACGTCGACCGCACATTTGTGCTCGAGCCGTCCTTGGGTCCACAGGGGTCACTGAAGACAGCAAGGAAAGGTGTGGCGCGTTATCACCTCACGATTCACGGAAAAGCCGCTCATTCGGGCCTCGACCCCAAAGGTGGAGCGTCAGCGATACAGGAGCTATCTCATGTCGTGCAGGCGCTACACGCGCTCACCGATCATGAACGGGGACTGACCGTGAACGTCGGGGTCGTTGAGGGCGGCACACGTCCCAACGTGATCGCGGCACGCGCGACGGCGGTTGTTGATGTACGAATCATGACGATGGCTGACGGCGAGTGGATCGACGGCAAGATCCATGGCCTGCAGGCCCAGACCCAGGGGACCTCCATTGACGTGGCCGGTGGAATCGAGGTGCCACCCTTGGAGCGTACGCCTCGCAACCGCGAGCTCTGGTTCGCAGCTCAAGCCTCCGCGGATCGCCTGGGCCTGTCGATTGATGAGCAGATCTCGGGCGGAGGGTCCGACGGGAACACGACCAGCCAATACACCGCTACCATCGACGGCCTTGGCTCGGTGGGTGACGGTGCTCACGCGACCCATGAACATGTAGTCATCGATCGTATGCCTGAGAGGGCGGCGCTTCTAGCGGAACTCCTCATGACTCCGTGCGGCGCAGGCTAATGGTTGAGACGTGGCGTGGGTACACGATCCGCTCCTTCGAGACGATCGAAGAGTTCCGTGAGTGTGTGGAGCTTCAAGAGGAGACCTGGGGCCAAGGTTTCTCCGAGCGCGTGCCTCCGGCGATCCTGAAGGTGTCTCAGATTCTCGGCGGAGTATCTGCAGGCGCATATACTGCGGATGGTGACTTAGTGGGGTTCGT is a window of Longimicrobiales bacterium DNA encoding:
- a CDS encoding FAD-linked oxidase C-terminal domain-containing protein, whose translation is MSTPLPSAIVNKLGHTVGSENVITDPDRLVVYESDGLSAYRVPPRAVVLPKTTREVAEVVAVLHGEGIDVIPRGSGTGLSGGALATSDGVVLGTARMNTILNIDSENRLARVQPGVINARLTEATKPHGLYYAPDPSSQSTCTLGGNVAENSGGPHCLKYGVTARYVTGLTVVLAGGKVVELGGAGYDPYGSLDLVGLFVGSEGCFGIATEIEVRLLPIAEGVRTLLGIFNTMEDAGRAVTSIMGSGLLPAAVEIVDSETIKAVEASVFAAGYPVDAGAALVIEFDGTEAGLDADADRAEACCLAEGAREVQRATDEEHRMALWKGRKKAFGAMGRIAPDLLVQDATVPRTKLPEVLSRIADIGTRYKLNIANVFHAGDGNLHPNILFDRHDADELERVERASKEIMVLCVEVGGTITGEHGVGVDKREYMPLVHEPIELAAMAAAKAVFDPDSLFNPGKVLPDVEETS
- a CDS encoding FAD-binding oxidoreductase encodes the protein MKTAIEDIVPAEALDDTGGRGPLAAAAEAVVLPGSVEQVVEVVRWAGASGRRIVPIGTGQRVGGEHAAGPYVLLSTHRLSSIDIYEPADLTITLGAGLTISGLHEATRPNQQWLPFDPPTFSSRTVGGLVAAGLTGPLWAGYGDIKNHVLGATVVCGDGRCLRLGGRVVKNVAGFDLLRPVVGSRGSLAVITSVTLRLFPVPVVDRVLVLEGERLEDLVPAARRVATASVLPVSIVITNHDGAPKLLVRLHGASPTVDADQKTFEAAVGSQFRSLEGEKALEIARATRDAGVGLPHTVTMFGKGTELAELIRQAQEIPDATISADAYRCAVTVGTTAPIDGCLNTGRPLDPEVVVLNAGAKGVFDPGGVMWSPQP
- a CDS encoding heterodisulfide reductase-related iron-sulfur binding cluster, which produces MTSPTTTLSDALAAQQERLLPCVHCGFCLPVCPTYTRLGDENDSPRGRLHLMRHVVEGRMNPASDAFRTHIDRCLGCRACEPVCPSGVEYGTLLELARETVAEHHPPSRLTRMLLTVFASRTLRAAVLFPGRVIRSLGLASLMGRVVPAVGPLRGAKLGMAMLASTRRWVPPKVSAEQRGVAPNAVPTPRGRVGVLEGCVQQGLFSHVNDATVRVLEANGYLVVPVKRQGCCGALHVHSGDLDGARTLAAANIKAFELVDVDWIVVNAAGCGAAMQDYGTLFEADAEWSERAGTFAARVKDATELLADAGPRQGAEVVCSIAYDHPCHLLHAQRVETAPLQVLGAVPGAEVRVVDRADECCGGAGIYGITHPELGGQIGRDKVAAVRACGADALATPNPGCMMQIGAGLFLEGAPEGVLHPVELLDTSYLRAGFYD
- a CDS encoding M20 family metallopeptidase, whose amino-acid sequence is MSDASERAQEVLAYLRERQDEMARMLVALANVESPTDVPSSQAAVQRQLTESFEDLGFSVRHRRGVETGGYLFAKPSGRVKGRRAQLLMGHCDTVWPIGTTESMPVRIEDGVLYGPGTFDMKAGITQGIFALRALRDLGHELPLTPVWFINSDEETGSPESQRYVRLVAKHVDRTFVLEPSLGPQGSLKTARKGVARYHLTIHGKAAHSGLDPKGGASAIQELSHVVQALHALTDHERGLTVNVGVVEGGTRPNVIAARATAVVDVRIMTMADGEWIDGKIHGLQAQTQGTSIDVAGGIEVPPLERTPRNRELWFAAQASADRLGLSIDEQISGGGSDGNTTSQYTATIDGLGSVGDGAHATHEHVVIDRMPERAALLAELLMTPCGAG